In Pseudomonadales bacterium, a single window of DNA contains:
- a CDS encoding TOBE domain-containing protein: MTADREHIELKGTIWMTVGGANIGGPGRVELLAKIAECGSITQAAKAMKMSYKAAWDAVDTMNNLAGEPLVERLSGGKGGGGTRLTARGEQLVANFRLIEHEHRRFIDQLSRQTEGITDDYLLIRRMSMKTSARNQFLGTVSRFKPGAVNDEVEIEIPGGIRIVAIVTRESSDSLGLQPGSEAFALVKSSSIIIVTEPQGARFSARNQLHGTVTRVHPGAVNTEVVIELPGGNTVAAIVTNESSQGLELAPGKAVTAIFKASSVIVAIPA, translated from the coding sequence ATGACGGCAGACCGCGAGCACATCGAACTGAAGGGCACGATCTGGATGACCGTCGGTGGGGCGAACATCGGGGGACCTGGCCGTGTGGAGTTGCTTGCGAAGATCGCCGAATGCGGCTCGATCACCCAGGCCGCAAAAGCCATGAAGATGAGCTACAAGGCGGCCTGGGATGCGGTGGACACGATGAACAACCTGGCCGGCGAACCGCTGGTCGAGCGCCTGTCGGGTGGCAAGGGTGGCGGCGGAACCCGTCTCACCGCACGCGGCGAACAACTGGTCGCGAATTTCCGCCTGATCGAGCACGAGCATCGGAGGTTCATCGACCAGCTCAGCCGCCAGACCGAAGGAATTACCGACGATTATCTGTTGATTCGGAGAATGAGCATGAAGACCAGTGCGCGCAATCAGTTCCTGGGCACGGTGAGCCGGTTCAAGCCGGGCGCCGTCAATGACGAAGTCGAAATCGAGATTCCCGGCGGAATCCGCATCGTTGCGATCGTCACCCGCGAGAGCTCCGACAGTCTGGGGCTGCAACCGGGTTCCGAAGCCTTTGCGCTGGTCAAGTCCTCTTCGATCATCATCGTGACCGAACCCCAGGGTGCCCGCTTCTCGGCCCGCAACCAGCTCCACGGCACCGTCACACGCGTGCATCCCGGCGCCGTGAATACCGAAGTTGTGATCGAACTGCCGGGTGGAAACACCGTCGCCGCCATCGTCACGAACGAAAGCAGTCAAGGACTCGAACTCGCTCCCGGGAAGGCCGTGACGGCGATCTTCAAGGCATCCAGCGTCATCGTCGCGATTCCGGCCTGA
- a CDS encoding molybdopterin-dependent oxidoreductase, whose protein sequence is MQSVIRHLLTALALVAAGFAWAAEPPADPSRFVTTRFTIEGAVENRLDLGVEDLGRFPPQQIGELPLVCQTGANLGKLEQLKGVLLRDILEKAVIKAPAHNDVKKMAVVATASDGYKVVFSWSELFNSPLGDGVIVFFEKDGQPLADDEGRIALISGKDIRTGPRHVKWLQSIEVRKIVD, encoded by the coding sequence ATGCAATCCGTCATCCGTCATCTGCTCACTGCCCTTGCCCTGGTCGCAGCCGGGTTTGCCTGGGCAGCCGAGCCGCCCGCCGACCCGAGCCGATTCGTCACCACCCGCTTCACGATCGAAGGGGCGGTCGAGAACCGTCTGGATCTCGGCGTCGAAGACCTGGGCCGCTTCCCACCGCAGCAGATCGGCGAGCTGCCACTGGTCTGCCAGACCGGAGCGAACCTCGGCAAGCTCGAACAACTGAAGGGAGTGCTGCTGCGCGACATCCTCGAGAAAGCCGTGATCAAGGCACCGGCGCACAACGATGTGAAGAAGATGGCCGTCGTGGCGACCGCCAGCGACGGTTACAAGGTCGTGTTTTCGTGGAGCGAGTTGTTCAACTCCCCGCTCGGTGACGGCGTGATCGTATTCTTCGAGAAGGACGGTCAGCCGCTCGCCGACGACGAAGGGCGCATCGCGTTGATATCCGGCAAGGACATCCGCACTGGACCGCGTCACGTCAAGTGGCTGCAGAGCATCGAGGTGCGCAAGATCGTCGACTGA
- a CDS encoding TonB-dependent receptor gives MIRSCLRLLPTPSARRLALATAVLLACTETAAASPQDSAAEPFMLGVITVIGKREKTQDIGAIANERTTSVIDRKDILQFNRDTIGDALNLLPGVSLSTNSRNEKTISVRGFDAREVPLFIDGIPVYVPYDGYVDFNRFTTADLAAIQVDKGFGSVGFGPNTLGGAINLISRKPVKRLEADAAVGFGSDQQRRASVNVGSNQGRWYLQAGASRSQSDGFPLASDFSPTATERGGKRNNADHEDSKLSFKLGLTPNTTDEYALGYYRQDGEKGQPPSTVPTAARYWRWPYWDKQGLYFVSNTALGSFESLKVRLYHDEFDNEVNSYTDGSYRTLKTSGRGSVGTGASIYDDSTDGGSLTLESYRLNAHALRLVAHYKTDRHREHDADGRLNSNFEDTLHSFALEDSIDLAPSWTLSLGVARHELRPDKVFSSANPYSLPDSQKANDAQAGVFHDWSPTVRLYATVARKTRLPTLKDRYSQRLGTYIENPGLGPEESTNYEIGYRGTPWAGITAEAAIFYSDISDKIQSVANVLGNRSQMQNVGKVRSRGFELALRGSVGDALELGGSCTYVDLDNRSDPATRLTDVPTRKLIAHAVWHPTGHFDVVALAEHNSERWASNTVRLDGFTTLNLKLVFQPLASTSIETGVENLSDRDYALADGFPATGRTWFANVNYRF, from the coding sequence ATGATTCGTTCCTGCCTGCGCTTGTTGCCCACCCCGTCCGCACGTCGGCTGGCCCTGGCCACGGCGGTGCTGCTGGCGTGCACGGAGACCGCGGCAGCAAGCCCGCAGGACAGCGCTGCCGAACCGTTCATGCTCGGAGTGATCACGGTGATCGGCAAGCGGGAGAAAACGCAGGACATCGGCGCCATCGCCAACGAGCGCACCACCTCGGTGATCGATCGCAAGGACATCCTGCAGTTCAACCGTGACACCATCGGCGATGCGTTGAATCTCCTCCCGGGAGTCTCGCTGTCGACCAACTCCCGCAACGAGAAGACGATCTCGGTCCGGGGTTTCGATGCGCGGGAAGTGCCACTGTTCATCGACGGCATCCCGGTCTACGTCCCGTACGACGGCTACGTCGATTTCAACCGTTTCACGACGGCCGACCTCGCTGCAATCCAGGTCGACAAGGGTTTCGGTTCGGTCGGGTTCGGTCCGAACACGCTGGGAGGAGCAATCAACCTGATCTCGCGCAAACCCGTGAAGCGCCTGGAAGCGGACGCAGCGGTGGGTTTCGGATCCGATCAACAGCGCAGGGCGTCGGTCAACGTCGGCAGCAACCAGGGTCGCTGGTACTTGCAGGCCGGTGCGTCGCGCTCGCAGAGCGACGGTTTCCCGCTGGCGTCGGATTTCTCCCCGACGGCGACCGAGCGCGGCGGCAAACGCAACAACGCCGACCATGAAGACAGCAAGTTGTCGTTCAAGCTCGGGCTGACACCGAACACGACCGACGAATATGCGCTCGGCTACTACCGCCAGGATGGCGAAAAAGGACAACCGCCATCCACCGTTCCCACCGCAGCACGCTACTGGCGGTGGCCGTACTGGGACAAGCAAGGGCTCTACTTCGTATCGAACACAGCCCTTGGATCCTTCGAGTCCCTGAAAGTCCGGCTGTATCACGATGAATTCGACAACGAGGTCAATTCGTACACCGACGGCAGTTACCGCACCCTGAAGACCAGCGGTCGCGGCAGTGTGGGTACCGGTGCAAGCATCTACGACGACAGCACCGACGGCGGGTCACTCACCCTCGAATCGTACCGCCTGAATGCACACGCCTTGCGACTGGTTGCGCATTACAAGACCGATCGTCACCGGGAGCACGATGCCGACGGGCGCCTGAACTCGAACTTCGAGGACACCCTGCACTCGTTCGCGCTCGAGGACAGCATCGATCTGGCACCGTCGTGGACGCTGTCACTCGGCGTCGCCCGCCATGAACTGCGCCCCGACAAGGTGTTCAGCAGCGCCAACCCCTATTCCCTGCCCGACAGCCAGAAGGCCAACGATGCACAGGCCGGAGTGTTCCACGACTGGTCACCAACCGTGCGCCTGTACGCGACGGTCGCACGCAAGACCCGCCTCCCGACGCTGAAGGACCGCTACTCGCAACGCCTTGGCACCTATATCGAGAACCCGGGTCTCGGTCCTGAAGAATCGACCAACTACGAGATCGGCTATCGCGGCACGCCATGGGCCGGCATCACGGCCGAAGCCGCGATCTTCTACAGCGACATCAGCGACAAGATCCAGTCGGTCGCGAACGTGCTCGGCAATCGCTCCCAGATGCAGAACGTCGGCAAGGTACGCTCCCGGGGCTTTGAACTGGCGCTGCGCGGCAGCGTTGGCGATGCGCTCGAACTGGGTGGAAGCTGCACGTACGTCGACCTCGACAACCGCAGCGACCCCGCCACCCGCCTGACCGACGTACCCACGCGCAAGCTCATCGCACACGCAGTGTGGCACCCGACGGGACACTTCGACGTGGTGGCGCTGGCCGAGCACAACAGCGAACGCTGGGCGTCGAACACCGTCCGGCTGGACGGTTTCACCACGCTGAACCTGAAACTCGTCTTCCAGCCGCTGGCAAGCACCTCGATCGAAACCGGGGTCGAGAATCTGAGTGACCGCGACTACGCGCTGGCCGATGGCTTTCCCGCCACCGGCCGCACGTGGTTCGCCAACGTGAACTACCGTTTCTGA
- a CDS encoding ATP-binding cassette domain-containing protein, with product MQLDIDIRKTMHSGNRTFCLDIRLRSNSRRLVIVGPSGAGKTLTLQAIAGLLRPDTGHIHLDGQVLFDSTRRVDLPPQAREMAYVFQDYALFPHLTVRQNIAFPLVRGWANPARSRHSDAVDYWLHAFELDKLADQFPSELSGGQRQRTALARALVTKPRALLLDEPFAALDPALRNAMRRELDRLQQRLQVPMVLITHDPEDAAVLGEQVLHLHDGRLLGAQATGGAVAVG from the coding sequence ATGCAGCTCGATATCGATATTCGCAAGACGATGCACTCTGGCAACAGGACGTTCTGCCTGGACATCCGGCTGCGCTCGAACAGCCGCCGCCTCGTGATCGTCGGTCCGTCGGGTGCCGGCAAGACGCTGACACTGCAGGCGATCGCCGGACTGCTGCGCCCGGACACGGGACATATCCATCTCGACGGCCAGGTGCTGTTCGACTCGACCAGGCGGGTCGATCTGCCGCCACAGGCACGTGAAATGGCGTACGTGTTCCAGGACTATGCGTTGTTCCCGCACCTGACCGTGCGCCAGAACATCGCGTTCCCGCTGGTGCGTGGCTGGGCCAATCCCGCGCGCAGCCGCCACAGCGATGCGGTGGACTACTGGCTGCACGCCTTCGAGCTCGACAAGCTGGCGGACCAGTTTCCGTCCGAACTGTCCGGCGGACAACGCCAGCGCACGGCGCTCGCACGCGCACTGGTTACGAAACCCCGCGCGCTGCTGCTCGACGAGCCGTTCGCGGCACTCGATCCGGCGTTGCGCAACGCGATGCGCCGTGAACTCGATCGCCTGCAGCAACGCCTGCAGGTGCCGATGGTACTGATCACACACGATCCGGAAGACGCCGCGGTACTGGGAGAACAGGTACTGCATCTGCACGACGGACGACTGCTTGGCGCGCAAGCGACAGGAGGAGCCGTGGCAGTGGGGTGA
- the modB gene encoding molybdate ABC transporter permease subunit — MEAAWTPLALSLKVAGWATLIDLLLGVAVGFVLARTRFAGRDLLDSLLTLPMVMPPTVLGYYLLVLVGRRGWFGGWLHEHLGIDLVFTWQGAVIAAAIVAFPLVFKPARAAFEAVDGQLEQAARVLGVSEAAVFFRVTLPLAWRGILAGVLLAFARALGEFGATLMVAGSIPGKTQTLSIAVYEAVQAGDDATANALVVITSLVCVLVLLGAGRLAPGRIANR, encoded by the coding sequence ATGGAGGCTGCATGGACTCCCCTCGCACTGTCGCTGAAGGTTGCCGGATGGGCGACGCTGATCGACCTGCTGCTTGGAGTCGCGGTGGGTTTCGTGCTCGCGCGCACACGCTTTGCCGGCCGCGACCTGCTCGATTCGCTGCTGACGCTGCCGATGGTGATGCCACCGACGGTACTGGGCTATTACCTGCTCGTGCTCGTCGGGCGGCGGGGCTGGTTCGGCGGCTGGCTGCACGAGCATCTGGGAATCGACCTGGTGTTCACGTGGCAGGGAGCAGTCATCGCGGCCGCGATCGTGGCGTTTCCGCTGGTGTTCAAGCCCGCGCGTGCGGCCTTCGAGGCGGTCGACGGGCAACTCGAGCAGGCTGCCCGGGTGCTCGGCGTCTCGGAGGCGGCCGTCTTCTTCCGCGTCACGTTGCCGCTCGCCTGGCGCGGCATTCTCGCGGGCGTGCTGCTGGCATTCGCCCGTGCGCTGGGTGAGTTCGGAGCAACGTTGATGGTCGCAGGCAGCATTCCCGGCAAGACACAGACCCTGTCGATTGCCGTCTACGAGGCCGTCCAGGCGGGCGACGATGCCACCGCGAACGCACTCGTCGTGATCACGTCGCTGGTCTGCGTGCTGGTGTTGCTCGGTGCCGGACGCCTGGCGCCGGGACGCATCGCGAATCGCTAG
- the modA gene encoding molybdate ABC transporter substrate-binding protein, giving the protein MGFRRIRRLLATIVVATLASGLAHGAELMVSAASSLGNAFRDIAARYEAEHSGTRVLLNFGASGALLQQMDKGAPVDVFASADQETMDLAEQRKLVAGPDRQVFAHNTLVLIVPRGGKHAIAQMADLQRADVRKIAIGNAASVPAGRYARRALERAGLWSTISSKAIPAQNVRQVLDYVARGEVDAGFVYATDAAIMPDAVEVVFEVPLDTRISYPIAITSDGANTAEARRFVTYVISPEAQAILRGHGFQGP; this is encoded by the coding sequence ATGGGCTTCAGAAGGATCAGGCGTCTGCTCGCGACGATCGTCGTCGCGACCCTCGCATCCGGCCTTGCTCACGGCGCTGAACTGATGGTGTCAGCCGCCAGCAGCCTCGGCAATGCGTTCAGGGACATCGCTGCACGCTACGAAGCCGAACACTCCGGAACCCGGGTGCTGCTGAACTTCGGAGCATCCGGGGCGCTCTTGCAGCAGATGGACAAGGGCGCGCCGGTGGATGTATTCGCGTCGGCCGACCAGGAGACGATGGATCTGGCCGAGCAGCGCAAGCTGGTTGCAGGGCCAGACCGGCAGGTGTTCGCACACAACACGCTGGTATTGATCGTCCCGCGCGGCGGCAAGCATGCCATCGCGCAGATGGCGGATCTGCAACGGGCAGACGTACGGAAGATCGCCATCGGCAATGCTGCCAGTGTTCCGGCCGGCCGTTATGCCAGGCGCGCACTCGAGCGCGCGGGCCTGTGGTCGACGATCAGCAGCAAGGCCATTCCCGCACAGAACGTGCGCCAGGTGCTCGATTACGTCGCCCGCGGCGAAGTCGACGCGGGTTTCGTCTACGCAACCGACGCCGCGATCATGCCAGACGCCGTCGAGGTGGTTTTCGAGGTACCACTCGACACCCGTATCAGCTATCCGATCGCCATCACGTCGGATGGTGCCAACACCGCGGAGGCGCGACGTTTCGTGACCTATGTGATTTCGCCCGAGGCGCAGGCGATCCTGCGCGGGCATGGATTCCAGGGCCCCTGA
- the mtnA gene encoding S-methyl-5-thioribose-1-phosphate isomerase produces the protein MNQSVAPWERTPAFAFDAVRGRLSVLDQTRLPFEERWLHPASVADCVQVIRAMNVRGAPLIGLVAAAGIAFATREDSSDAGLARAAGALLASRPTAVNLGWALARMQARLAPEPPTVRAAIAAEEVLELQRSEYACCERIGAHGAELLVNLAATDRVGRRGRLNVLTHCNAGWLATGAWGTALAPVYRAAAAGVALHVWVDETRPRNQGARLTAWELAQAGIAHTVIVDNCAGHLMQRGEVDVCLVGSDRTSARGDVCNKIGTYQKALAAADNGVPFYVALPCSTIDWCVDDGLREIVIEERDASEVLVLEGMAADGMPGTLRHVPAGSPARNFAFDVTPARLVGGLICEHGVFATTALDLARLRTVAGATAEAL, from the coding sequence ATGAACCAGTCCGTTGCGCCGTGGGAGCGCACGCCAGCCTTTGCGTTCGACGCGGTACGCGGGCGGCTGTCGGTGCTCGATCAGACCCGTCTGCCATTCGAGGAGCGCTGGCTGCACCCGGCCTCGGTCGCCGATTGCGTGCAGGTGATCCGCGCGATGAACGTGCGTGGCGCGCCGCTGATCGGCCTGGTCGCTGCTGCCGGGATCGCGTTTGCCACGCGTGAAGACAGCAGCGACGCGGGGCTGGCGCGTGCTGCCGGAGCGTTGCTCGCGAGTCGTCCGACCGCCGTCAATCTCGGCTGGGCGCTGGCACGGATGCAGGCGCGACTCGCGCCCGAGCCGCCGACCGTGCGTGCAGCGATCGCGGCAGAAGAGGTGCTCGAACTCCAGCGCAGCGAGTACGCCTGCTGCGAGCGCATCGGTGCGCACGGTGCGGAGCTGCTCGTCAACCTGGCAGCTACCGACCGCGTAGGCAGGCGCGGCCGGCTGAACGTGCTGACGCACTGCAACGCCGGCTGGCTCGCGACGGGGGCCTGGGGAACCGCGCTGGCGCCGGTGTATCGCGCAGCGGCGGCCGGAGTTGCATTGCACGTATGGGTAGACGAGACGCGCCCGCGCAACCAGGGCGCGCGTCTCACGGCGTGGGAACTCGCGCAGGCAGGGATTGCGCATACCGTGATCGTAGACAACTGTGCCGGCCATCTGATGCAGCGTGGCGAGGTCGACGTATGTCTGGTCGGAAGCGATCGCACCAGTGCCAGGGGGGACGTCTGCAACAAGATCGGCACCTACCAGAAGGCGCTTGCAGCGGCGGACAACGGCGTGCCGTTCTACGTGGCGCTGCCGTGCTCGACGATCGACTGGTGCGTTGACGACGGCCTGCGCGAGATCGTGATCGAGGAGCGCGACGCCTCCGAGGTACTGGTGCTGGAGGGGATGGCTGCCGACGGGATGCCGGGCACGCTGCGTCATGTGCCGGCAGGCAGTCCTGCGCGCAATTTTGCGTTCGACGTGACACCGGCGCGGCTGGTCGGCGGGCTGATCTGCGAGCACGGCGTATTCGCGACGACGGCGCTGGATCTGGCACGGCTGCGTACCGTGGCCGGTGCAACGGCGGAGGCGCTATAG